CGCGGCGAGTTGCTCAGCCAGAGCGGCCTGCAAGATGCGGTAGTCGCTCGAGTAGTCGATCATCGTGAATCCCTGCGCGATGAGCTGTTGCGCCCGTTCCACGTTCGGCGCCGGCAGTCCGGCGGGCTTGCCGGCGGCCTGCGCCCCGGCCAGGATCCTGGCAATGGCGTCCGCGTGGTCGGCGTTCGTGAACATGTCGGCGCTGGTGAGCCCCATGGAGAGCGCCAGGTCGGACGGCCCGATATAGGCCACGTCCATGCCGTCGACTTCCATGATCGCCTGAGTGTTGGCCACGCCCTCCAGGTCCTCGATCTGGGGGCAGATGATCAGGTTGTCGTTGGCCTGCGCGGTCCAGGCGCGGTCGATGGTGGCGCGCGAGGTGCCGGACGAGCGATGCCCGCGGGGCGGATAGCGCACGGCTTCGGCAATGGCCTCGGCCTGCTCGACCGTGCTCACGTGCGGGACGACCAGCCCAATGGCGCCGGCGTCCAGGATCTGCCCGAAGCAGGCCGGATCGTTGGTCCAGGGACGCACGAGAGGCACGCAATCCTGCGACTCGATGGCCCGTAGCCCTTCCGTGATCATCCCCAGGTCCCAGGGCGCATGCTCGGCGTCGATCACCAGCCACTCACAGCCGCCCACCGCCATCACCTCGGCAGCCAGGGGCGACGCCAGGTTCAGCCAGGAGCCAATGGACACTTCGCCTCGGCGCAGCGTGGCCAAGACCGGATTCGGAAACCTCACGAACGTCCTCCGTTCAGCACGGACTCACTGACCCAATTGTGACGCACCCGATGCCAGAACGGGCACTCCGACTGACGACTTCTTGACAAGCCTACGGGGATGGTCAGACAGTCAGGGTAATTCCCCCAGTTGCTTCGGCGGCTGGGCAGAGGCCACCCGAGGGTGGCCTCTGCTTTTTCTTGCCAATGCGCACAAATGTATACGTCGACGGCTTCAACCTGTACTACGGTGCCCTTCGAGGCACGCCTTACAAGTGGTTGGACCTAGAAGAGCTTTGCCGTCGACTCTTAGGATCCCGACTCACACTGAGCCGCATTCGCTACTTCACGGCGGACGTGAGGCCCGTTCCGACTGATCGTCAGAAGCATGTGCGTCAGCAGATTTGCCAGCGCGCGCTCCGAACCATTTCATGCTTGGACATTCACAAGGGCCGCTTCGCACGTGGCTCCCGATGGATGAATCTCGCTGAGCCGGTACCTGGCCTGCCCGACAAGGTTCGTGTGCAATGCACGGAAGAGAAGGGGTCTGACGTGAATCTGGCGACGTACCTAGTGTTCGATGCTGCGGTCAGAGACTTTCAAGCAGCGGTCGTCGTCTCCAACGACACCGATCTGGTGGAGCCAATCAAGCTGGTACGACAGGAGTTCAATCGCCCGGTCATGGTTGTCAATCCGCAGCGGAGCCGTAGTGACCGTATGCGAAAAGCAGCCACGTCGTACGAGCTGCTAGACCAAGAGCTGCTAGCGCAATGCCAATTCCCGCGACACTTGATAGACGTGAGTGGGTCATTCGAAAAGCCCGCCGCCTGGGAGGAAGCTCGCTAACACTCGGCGGATCTGGCCGTTCGTTCTGGCGTAAGGCGGTCGGCCACGTTCGCCGCCTCGCGACAGC
The genomic region above belongs to Chloroflexota bacterium and contains:
- a CDS encoding aldolase/citrate lyase family protein, which gives rise to MRFPNPVLATLRRGEVSIGSWLNLASPLAAEVMAVGGCEWLVIDAEHAPWDLGMITEGLRAIESQDCVPLVRPWTNDPACFGQILDAGAIGLVVPHVSTVEQAEAIAEAVRYPPRGHRSSGTSRATIDRAWTAQANDNLIICPQIEDLEGVANTQAIMEVDGMDVAYIGPSDLALSMGLTSADMFTNADHADAIARILAGAQAAGKPAGLPAPNVERAQQLIAQGFTMIDYSSDYRILQAALAEQLAAVRA